One Rosa chinensis cultivar Old Blush chromosome 5, RchiOBHm-V2, whole genome shotgun sequence genomic region harbors:
- the LOC112164649 gene encoding uncharacterized protein LOC112164649, translating to MGQIVRRKKKGRPSKADLARRSGESPAEERDVRRSLRRRNVKYTIDYDDYLDEDSEDDEEEVEIRIQKKLKLMAKLNPTAEEAARDSHAPESSDEDETERKPLKKRPINGADKDEDDEDYEENDGGDDDDDCEERGRKADSKQLNSPPGTPPPSDHHQSVIPLPDKKTLELILDKLQKKDTYGVYAEPVDPEELPDYHDVIEHPMDFATVRKQLANGAYSTLEQFERDVFLICSNAMQYNSPETIYHKQASSIQELGRRKFERLRIDYERSEKEVKSVQKTKSNSLVKKQIKKPLSRTLQEPIGSDFSSGATLATAAEVQNSSHPTQGAGCERASNIDGPVEGNSSLNEANLEKAEEMLSGKSLPSKVGKKPSVFDDNRRATYNISNQPVITSESIFTTFEGEIKQFVAVGLHAEYSYARSLARFSGSLGPVAWKVASKRIEQALPDGCKFGRGWVEEYEPLPTPVLMVDKGTQNQSALAAKFFSHNESRKDDRTLRTSVPAKDRPVTRSVIEERQHCVSVPTSAGKPSFFGSSRGHYSEEKPPVISSVGGKGGNAVNAIHKQQNPQSRFIESGKQVPKKVELNSVPSVNQNNANLVAEKQSPRNSEPATSRSRGTSSRNMNLQQPVPFKMPDSNGVITPRLPNGKGVSACMENQMIGSSDRAPSQMERTEAYFPHAQEQGLSDPVQLMKKLAEKTQKQQQSSIQSSIDTKPVVSSVPSTRRDDPSNAAAAAARAWMSIGGASFKQPTDNPTVPKSQIYADSLYNPSREINSQISRVRGEVPNSGAMQFQTENNFSFPTFLPRPVHMVNEPQFQNRPIFFPQLAAADLSRFQVPPPWRGLSPCAQPRQKQECLPPDLNIGFQSPGSPVKQSSGVMVDSQQPDLALQL from the exons ATGGGTCAGATcgtgaggaggaagaagaaaggcaGGCCATCCAAGGCAGATCTCGCTCGCCGGTCCGGCGAATCGCCGGCGGAGGAGAGGGACGTCCGGAGAAGTCTCCGGCGCCGAAATGTGAAGTACACCATAGACTACGACGACTACTTGGACGAAGACTCCGAGGACGATGAGGAAGAAGTCGAGATTAGAATACAGAAGAAGTTGAAGCTCATGGCCAAGCTGAACCCGACAGCGGAGGAGGCGGCGCGTGACTCCCACGCGCCGGAGTCGTCCGACGAGGACGAGACCGAGAGGAAGCCGCTGAAGAAGCGGCCGATCAACGGCGCCGATAAGGACGAGGATGACGAAGATTACGAGGAAAATGACGGCGGTGATGACGACGATGACTGTGAG GAACGGGGCCGGAAAGCAGACTCCAAGCAACTCAATTCTCCTCCAG GAACGCCGCCACCGTCGGATCATCATCAGTCTGTCATTCCGTTGCCGGATAAGAAAACGTTGGAGTTGATTCTCGACAAGCTTCAAAA GAAAGATACTTATGGCGTGTATGCAGAACCAGTCGATCCTGAAGAG CTTCCTGATTATCATGATGTCATTGAGCATCCCATGGATTTCGCGACGGTGAGGAAGCAGTTGGCAAATGGAGCCTATTCTACACTGGAACAATTTGAG AGAGATGTCTTTTTAatatgttcaaatgcaatgcaaTACAATTCACCTGAGACGATATACCATAAACAG GCATCTTCTATACAAGAGCTAGGAAGGAGAAAATTTGAGAGGTTAAGAATTGACTATGAACGGTCAGAAAAGGAGGTCAAATCAGTGCAGAAAACAAAGTCAAATTCCTTGGTAAAGAAACAGATAAAGAAGCCTCTGTCCCGAACATTACAGGAACCCATTGGCTCTGATTTCTCCTCAGGTGCCACTCTTGCCACTGCTGCCGAAGTCCAGAACAGTTCCCATCCAACACAAGGAGCTGGTTGTGAGAGAGCTAGCAACATTGATGGGCCTGTAGAGGGTAATTCATCCTTGAATGAAGCTAATCTAGAGAAGGCAGAAGAAATGCTATCAG GGAAGAGTCTACCATCTAAAGTTGGGAAGAAGCCATCTGTGTTTGATGACAACCGTCGTGCAACCTATAACATATCCAATCAGCCTGTGATCACATCAGAATCAATATTCACAACCTTTGAGGGTGAAATCAAGCAGTTTGTTGCA GTCGGGCTTCATGCAGAATATTCATATGCCAGGAGCTTGGCTCGATTCTCTGGAAGTCTCGGACCAGTTGCTTGGAAAGTTGCATCAAAGAGGATCGAACAGGCCTTACCTGATGGATGTAAATTTGGTCGTGGATGGGTCGAAGAATATGAGCCACTTCCAACCCCTGTACTGATGGTAGACAAAGGTACCCAAAATCAATCTGCTTTGGCTGCAAAATTCTTTTCACACAATGAATCAAGAAAGGATGATAGAACTTTAAGGACTTCAGTTCCTGCTAAGGATCGCCCTGTTACTAGGTCTGTTATAGAAGAGAGACAGCACTGTGTTAGTGTTCCTACTTCAGCGGGGAAACCATCATTTTTTGGTTCTTCTAGGGGACATTACTCGGAAGAGAAACCGCCTGTTATTAGTTCTGTCGGAGGAAAAGGTGGTAATGCAGTTAATGCCATTCATAAGCAGCAAAATCCACAATCCAGGTTTATTGAGAGTGGGAAACAGGTTCCAAAGAAAGTTGAGTTGAACTCTGTACCCTCAGTTAATCAAAATAATGCCAACCTTGTTGCTGAAAAGCAATCACCAAGAAACTCAGAGCCAGCAACTTCAAGGTCCAGAGGTACATCATCGAGGAACATGAATCTTCAGCAGCCTGTACCTTTTAAGATGCCGGATTCTAATGGTGTTATTACCCCACGGTTGCCTAATGGGAAAGGTGTGAGTGCTTGTATGGAGAATCAGATGATTGGTTCTTCTGATAGGGCTCCTAGCCAAATGGAAAGAACTGAAGCTTATTTTCCTCATGCACAGGAGCAGGGTCTTAGTGACCCAGTACAGTTGATGAAAAAATTGGCGGAGAAGACTCAAAAGCAACAGCAGTCATCAATTCAATCGTCAATTGATACTAAACCTGTTGTGTCATCGGTTCCATCAACGAGAAGAGATGATCCAAGCAATGCTGCAGCAGCTGCTGCCCGTGCTTGGATGTCTATTGGGGGTGCATCCTTTAAACAGCCAACAGACAATCCGACAGTGCCAAAAAGTCAGATCTATGCAGATTCATTATATAACCCATCACGAGAGATTAATTCACAAATTTCACGAGTTCGGGGAGAGGTTCCTAATTCTGGTGCAATGCAATTTCAGACTGAGAACAATTTTTCATTTCCAACTTTTTTACCACGACCTGTTCATATGGTGAATGAACCACAGTTCCAAAATCGACCTATATTTTTCCCTCAGTTGGCAGCAGCTGATTTGTCTAGGTTTCAGGTGCCGCCCCCTTGGAGGGGTCTCAGTCCTTGTGCCCAGCCAAGACAGAAACAAGAATGTCTTCCTCCAGATTTAAATATTGGTTTCCAGTCCCCAGGGTCTCCAGTGAAACAGTCATCTGGTGTTATGGTTGACTCTCAGCAGCCAGACCTGGCTTTGCAACTCTGA